A region of the Echeneis naucrates chromosome 15, fEcheNa1.1, whole genome shotgun sequence genome:
ACGAGGACGAGGAGTTCCGGCAGGTGGTGGGCCGGAACGACCAGTTCACCCAGACCGTGGGGGCCGGCAGCATCGTGGACGTGATGCCCTGGCTGCAGTACTTCCCCAACCCCATCAAGACCATCTTCGAGAACTTCAAGGAGCTCAACCGGGAGTTCAATCAGTTCATCCGGGACAAAGTGACCGAACACCGGAAGACCATCCAGTCCAGCAGCATCAGGGACATGACCGACGCTTTCATAGTGTCCCTGgaccagcagagagacaaaTCCGGACTCTCCCTGGGGAAGGACTACGTGTCCCCCACCATGGGGGACATTTTTGGAGCCAGTCAAGACACACTGTCGACTGCAGAGCAGTGGATCGTGCTGATCCTGGTCAAGTAAGCAGCTTCTTCTCATCATGTTTGTCAAGTTCAAGTTAAATGTCAGCAAATAAATCAGGCagataaaaatctgattgaTTATAAATGAGACTGAAAAAAATTCAGCCTGATTGTAAATCAGACATAAAAATCAGGCTGATTATAAATCAGACAGTAAATAAATCAGACGTAAAAATCAGGCTGATTATAAATCAGACGTAAAAATCAGGCTGTTAATAAATCAGacagataaaaatctgattgattataaatgagactgaaaaaaaatcagcctgATTGTAAATCGGACATAAAAATCAGGCTGATTATAAATCAGACGTAAAAATCAGGCTGTTAATAAATCAAACAGGTAAAAATCTGTGATTATAAATCAGACAGATAAAAATCAGGCTGGTAATAAATCAGATGTAAAAATCAGGCTGGTAATAAATCAGacagataaaaatctgattgaTTATAAATGAGACTGAAAAAAATTCAGCCTGATTATAAATCAGACATAAAAATCAGGCTGATTAAAAATCAGGCTGTTAATAAATCAAACAGGTAAAAATCTGTGATTATAAATCAGACATAAAAATCAGGCTGTGAATAAATCAAACAGGTAAAAATCTGTGATTATAAATCAGACAGATAAAAATCAGGCTGATTATAAATCAGTCATAAAAATCAGGCTGATTATAAATCAGACGTAAAAATCAGGCTGTTAATAAATCAGacagataaaaatctgattgaTTATAAATGAGACTGAAAAAAATTCAGCCTGATTATAAATCAGacagataaaaatctgattgaTTATAAATGAGACTGAAAAAAATTCAGTCTGATTATAAATCAGACATAAAAATCAGGCTGATTACAAATCAGTAATAAAAATCAGGCTGATTATAAATAAgtcaaaaaaatctgtgattatAAATCAGACAGATAAAAATCTGTGATTATAAATCAGACAGTAAATAAATCAGACATAAAAATCAGGCTGATTACAAATCAGTAATAAAAATCAGGCTGATTATAAATAAgtcaaaaaaatctgtgattatAAATCAGACAGATAAAAATCTGTGATTATAAATCAGACATAAAAATCAGGCTGATTACAAATCACACTGCGTCTTCAGGCTGAAGGAGGGTCAGTGACAGAAAACTGTCTGCTCAGCATTTCACCCAAAGCAGCAGAATCTCTGCCAGATTTGACTCAAACTAGTTTTCAAAATTTGTTGAATTGTTCAAGCTGTCAGCCGAGCTGCTGGTTGAGGGGTGAGACCGAACACGGCCGCCTCCATCCTCCTTAAACGTGCTCACCTGTTGTTACAGGTATCCGGAGGTGCAGCGGCGCCTCCAGCAGGAGGTGGACAAAGTGGTGGACCGCGGCCGCCTGCCGTCCATCCAGGACCAGCCCAGGCTCCCGTACGTCATGGCCTTCATCTACGAGATCATGCGCTTCACCAGCTTCGTCCCCCTCACCATCCCCCACTGCACCACCGCCGACACCTCCATCATGGGCTACACCGTGCCGAAGGACACCGTCATCTTCATCAACCAGTGGTCCATCAACCACGACCCGGCCTTGTGGTCCCACCCGGAGACTTTTGACCCTGAGCGTTTCCTGGACCAGGACGGAGTGCTGAACAAGGACCTGACCAGCAGCGTGCTCATCTTCTCGCTGGGGAAGCGGCGCTGCGTCGGCGAGGAGCTCTCcaagctgcagctcttcctcttCGTGGCCGTCCTGGCCCACCAGTGTCACATCACCGCAGACCCGGACCGGCCGCCCAGTCTGGAGTACCTCTATGGCCTGACGCTCAAACCTCAAGCCTTCTTCATATCGGTGTCTCTGCGAGACCGAGACGGAGCCTCCAGACCGGAGACTGATGAGGAGGCCAGAGTCgagtccacatcagaccagTAGAGAAAAAACTCATCGCGAAAAAAATGAAGGCTGAATCACAAACAGACTCAAATTAAAGCTCCGGATTTTGGACTGACTATATTTATaagctgaaatctctgaactcAGCAGACTCACTGATCGCACACTGACTCACATTTAAGTattaacatgcaaacaaactTCATCTCCTGCTCCTCAACCAGACCAACACAGGCCGGACACCGAGACCGGACCAGGCTGGACACCAAGACCAGAACAGGCGGGACACCAAGTCAAGAACAGGCGGGACACCAAGACCGGACCAGGCGGGACACCGAGACCAGAACAGGCGGGACACCAAGACAAGAACAGGCGGGACACCAAGACCGGACCAGGCGGGACACTGAGACCAGAACAGGCGGGACACCGAGACCAGACCAGGCGGGACACCAAGACAATAACAGGCGGGACACCAAGACAAGAACAGGCCGGACACCAAGACCGGACCAGGCGGGACACCAAGACAAGAACAGGCGGGACACCAAGACCGGACCAGGTGGGACACGGAGACCAGAACAGGCCGGACACCGAGACCAGAAAAGGCCGGACACCAAGACCAGAACAGGCGGGACACCAGTCTCAGGACTCATGAGCTTGAACAGCTGTTGTAACAAAACTTTCAGCTTATTAGGACaaattattgtgttattgttgtcgTGCTCTGTCACTGATATCTATATATATGAATacacacaatacaacacaagttgacatatttcatatatatgtgtttgtgtaaaaaagaAGTCCTTTAGCTCaaaattttatttcctgtttttcctgatAAATGTTCCAAACTCTTTTTAATGCCACAACAGGAACTCTAAAAATCAATAAGCTCCTGGATTCCTTCAGTCCTGATGTGTTGTTGGTCAATCGTGAGTCCGCATTAAGGCCAACTGAACTATTTGAACACTTTCACCTGCTCTGAGCCGTGAAGGTGGTGAACTGCTGTCCGAACAGATGAATTTTAGCTCAGCGTTATTTTGCCTTTGTCGTCAACAGATGTGCTGATAAAGGCACACATTTGTAGGATGTGGAAAAGGCTTTCTAACCCACTGATGCCAGTAACCAAATGATCATATTTACAGATGGATTCGTGTATTTgggtctgtatttatttattttttgctgtctCACACTAATGCACTGACTGTAACGTCTTGGATTTGAGCATATGTTGATTTCTGActtctgaaatattttaattgaggTTAATAAATGAACTGAACATACATATGTGATTATTTCTGCCTTAAATGGAGCTGATATGCTGATAAATTGAATAAATTGAGATATGAGATAAAACATAAATCAGGATGATCCAATCTGTGATGGGGGGCGGGGGTCAACAAATACCTCAAATCCAAACAGTTTCTTTACCTCAGTTGCTTCTTGTATAGAATTTCTATCTTGGATGAGTGGACGTCGCTCTGGAGTTACAGGACTTTAAGCTTTTGATCCAAATTACTGAGTGTTACTTCAACCCGCTTGCCTGAAAGACGTTTTTAATGTTGTCCTTTTTAATAAAGACACTTTAACAAGTCTAGTTTtcctctgatgtgttcaaaCTGGTCGAAACTCAACtgatatatttacatttcatcatctgaaataaaagtaaaaatgcagCAAAGTCACATGGACACGAGCAGCAGGACCTGAAGTCTGGACTGTGATCTCTGTGAGTTCTGAGagctttctatcagaaccagcaggAACTCCTTCAGTAGCTCTTCTGTTGCATCAGGCCAtcgctgacctttgacccctgaccctgcGGTGCGGTAACCGGGTAATAATGTTGTCTTGTGCTCTGATTTGCGTCGCTGATGTTTAAACAGTATTTTGGATCGATGCGGCAGAAACGGCTGAAGATTTGACAGCAGTGTGATTCTGCATCCAACGAAGAGCCAATTAACATTCAGCCCCACcgcaaacagaaaaatattcaacGAGGTCTTGGCTTGTTTCCCGGTCAGGTGGGAACAAAAGGGAAGTGTTTGGGAGATCCCTTTCCCTGCACGCCGTTTTTATCTCACCCTGCCAGAACATCCTGTTCTCGATCAGCGGGGAGACtttcagccagccagccagacaACTTTTTGGAGTGCGTGACAAATTCAGATAAAACTACAGCAGATGATTACTGATACGGCCGCCTCCACGCTCCCTTTCTGCCTTTTTACTAACACAGTACTAAGACTGGAGAGTGAGGTCATGTGTGGCCACGTCCCAGCTGTgatgggaagaaaaacaacatgaagcCATCAAGAGTCCAGAGAGAGACTGATGCTGTCTCCTCCATGAATTACACCATTCTGCACAATTTCTGATCCACGTGTGTCCTGCTGAGTGTCACaggattttaatgttttcatttacatctaACAACGTCTgagtgaatttttatttttaaatgatgtttaCCATCACTGACGGAGCAGTGCTGTCAAAAAATAACTATTCAGAAAACTGCAGCCATGAACACggtaaacataaatataaacattaCAGTCACATGTTGAGGcgcacaccaaaaaaaaaaaaaaaaagctgtggtgGAACAAGCCTGCTGGGAAAGATCAAATATTGCATGAAGAAGTGGTAAGACATATCTTATGTCACTGCAGCTTAGACCTGTCAAGGCTGCATTAGCCAGATTAGAGTCAATCTCTCCATTTAAGCCTGAATCCTGAACTGGCTGCCGATAAAGCACgtaggcagacacacacacacagaagcactcCAGGAGCAGGAGTTGTGTAACTTGGACATATCTGAGCCTCGGCTGTGAATGGAGGGATGTGAGGGGATCTGAATGAAAGTTGTCAAGATGTTGGCTCCTCTGTGCTGACAGGAGCGAGAACAAGCTGTGAAATGTCAGCACAGGAGCGGATGTCAACACCATTTCACCGTTACAGTCAGTCATTTGGCGCTTTTACCCaaagagactgaaaatgaaGGAGTCCTATCAGGAGCTTCCCAAAGACAGAAGGACGCTCCTGCTCTGAGAGACTGCAGGAGCTGCTTCATCAGACCTGAACGCTTGGCAGACTATGGAGGGCGTCGCCATCTGACCTGAATTCAGAACGCTGCAGCACCATTAGATGGAATCCCACTCTGGATGCTGCCTGCACGTTTCCTTCATATTGAAGAAGAAAGCAGATGAGTGTCAGCAGGAGGCCAATAAAATTCCCTCCTGACTGTGTAAACAAACACCTGTGCTCATCAGGTCGGCCCTGGCCCTGACGAGACATCGGCCTGAATCGGATCCAGGAACTAATTCCCAATCGGCCCGTCACAAAATGTTCAGTGTGGAGAAAAAGGAACGAATGGCTTTTAAAACTACAGAAGCCTGCTGAGACTTCTACTGTTAGTTTTGGATCAAGATCAATTTAGTttcaaacaacataaaaaaaaaaataccgtTAAATTTAACAAGAACTTCATCTTACATAAACTACTCTAACGTGCACACAACAGTACAAATGACAAACTGCCAATTCATATAAAGATCACACATATTTAATCATAGACGCCAGTACCATTAATCACTCAGTGTGATGCTGCAGTATGATATAACCTTCAGGAATCTTTTAATGACTTTGgcatttgaaataaaagcaaataaaaatcaaatacatTCATGTTGCTGGTAGAAAAATATGttgtgacaaataaaaaccttcttttcataatttttcttgGTGACAGAAGCAATAAAAcctaaattaaatatatttaaaactgtAAATCTGCAGAACTCTCCAgatgaacaaataaaagcattcaAATCTGAAATGTACATCAATAACACACAATCACGCAATAATTAGGAATGACTAAAATTAATTTATCTaccttttttcagattttagtgtcatcacatcacatcaggaatgattcattcatctcacagacacacagccttAGTTTCTCCTTCAGTGGTTGTTTACAGTGGGgccatttttaaacaaactcaTCTAATTATGTTAAATTTTCTAAATAATTACTTCACATCAttgaaaatttatttataaGCTGTGAAAGATTTCTCAGTTTTAAAAtataagacaaagaaaaaaaacttcataaaGCTGTCAAATGAAAGATTTAGTGAAAAGGAGAGTTTCACTGAAGAACTTCTGCCAATTagatgattggaaatgtcagaaatcatttattaatcatcattattttacTGACATCACCTGCAGGACTTCTGCTCTACAAACTCTGATTCTTGTTTatagaaaaagaataaatctgttttcatttgtcttttgcaGATGAATGAGTGAGACGGCGAATTTTGTTTCTAAATGGAAATAAGGAGAATAACAGAATATTAGACTAAAAGGTAAATGTAGGATGAGATTATTTTTCTGAGAGAGATGGTGGGAGTTCGTCCGGAGGTCACGGCATTCCAAGATCTTTGTTTGGGTGGACTATTGTCTGCTGCGCTTTTGTTATTGTCACATGACAGCGTGTTGggagacacaacaacaaaataaaaaaaaaaaaaaaaaaaagagtaaaaagaaCGTGACGGAAAAGGAAGGAACAGCACGTCCCCACAGACTGCAGCTTCGTACCAACAACCACAACGATTCATGAAAATCAGAATGATCGACGagcggtttgtttgtttcccaaAATAAgtttttacaaagaaaacaacttcagaacaaaagtgttaaaagtcaaacaggaagtttATGCCTGCAACCATCAACCCCCCCAACTCCCCCACTCACAGAGTGAATTAACATGTTGGCCTCCCTGTagtacacactcacacacacacgcacaaactgCCTCtgctcagtcatcacactccGAGTGTTGGACAGAGTAAGTCCAGCTCCTTCTGCGCCTCGTTATCCTGAGGAGGATTAAAACCAGAGTCATTTACGGCTGACGCACACAGCGTGAACACAACCCAACAGCAACAGTGGCGGCGCCTACTGTACCTCCTTGGAGACGACGCTCATGGAACAAGCAGCTTCGTACATCCTGCGGGCCTTCTCCACCTGACCCAGGTCTTTGTGGCACTgaaaagcaggaggagaaaaagtgaAGCTGGATTGTTTAGCTCCAACAGAACAGACTGTGTGTTACATTTTATATCTGTGCGGTTTTGTGTGACCAACCTTTGCCAGAAACACATAGTTGAGTTTAGAATATCCTGGCTGGATTTCCTCAACCTGATAAAAAGCAGATAAAATGGATGAaactggtttggtttctgtcttcTGTATTTTCTATATTAGCCATATGTTGTTTCTGTAAAGTTTCGTGTCGATGCAGCACTTCCTGGTTTTTTCCTTTTGGGTTATTTTAACGTTTTTGCATCAAAGCACCAACCAAATTCCTCTGACAGTAAACATCCTTCTTGGCAGAAAAGCAGGTTCTAGTTCTGATACATTCACTCACTGCTCTGATTTCAGCGGCCTGTATTTACACGAAGATCCTCACACATGgatgttctttttgtttttgttttttgtatcaTTATTAAAGCCCGGAGCAACAGCCCTTTTCGTTGACTCATCCCGACTCTGCAGCAGTTCATCAGGTACAGATAAGCACAGGTTAGAATCTGGTGGGATCTGTGTTTGTTAAAGCAGAGGTTTTTCCTCCAGTGTCACAAGCGGCATGTCGTAACAGGAACGTTGAAAATCAAACGGATGAGTGAGACACAAGACGTCAGCAGGAGTCGAGCACTTAGGAATATTGGCCGGAAGCAAAATGAATTTCTCTCCTACATAAACATTTGGAAACATGGGAGCACAGATGTTGCCTTTTTAAACAACATCAATTAAAAAttgcagcttctctgtcagcCCTTTTTTAGTTACTGTGTCGTTTTGcagctgcatttcatttcattaaaatgataTCTAAAGTCCTGATTCAGCAACATGGACCGTGAGTTCTGGcagctttctatcagaaccagcaggAACTTCTTCAGCAGTTCAGCAGCTCTTCGGTTGGGTCAGACcatcagtgacctttgacccctgactcTGTGGTTCTCCTTGTGGTCCTGATCGCTGCAGACCAGGATCATCCCTCAGAAAGACTTGTCTCCACTTCACAGTTCAGTTCTCGTCAGGGCtgctcacattttaaaatgattaaaatgaaattattttagaaatgtacCTTCAGAAAATTCTTCAGTGCATCTTCGACCGTAGCAGTCGGAGGTTCTCCGAATAATGTGGCTGCAACTTTCCTCTCCAGCCACGACAACTGAGCCACCTGCAAAACAGCCAAACCCAACGAGATTACTTTCTCTGGCCGCTCTGGCTCAACTTTTGGAGTTCTTGTTTGtgctcagaaatgtgttttgttgcagCTGCATGAACATCCGGCAGCGACGTCGCAGTTATCAGCTGCTCATCTCTACGACGGAGCGACACACTTCACCACCAGGAGTCAGCAAAAACACGATGTCAAGGAGAATTCGGTTACCTCCAACCTTCAGACAACAGCCACCTCTAAGCAGATTTCCAGCTCATGGATTTTTTCAGGTCTTGCACATTTAATgaaactgagtttttttttccattttatctcCTTTTGTCTCTTAAAGTAATTATATCTGAGTGAACGACCATAAAAGTAAGGAAACAGAATCAAACTATAAGCATTTCTTAGCAGGATCGGCTCCACATCGATCAGCCAGAAGAACAACATGTCCGGACCGTGACCTCTCAAAACTCTGTGACACTTTCTCTCGAAGGAGATAACGGCGAGAAGAGGCCTGGGTTCAACCCGTAACGTTCCCGCCTCACACAATTCATCAGAACGACGTCTAATTGCAGGTGTAGTGTTGCACCGGCGTCACCGTGGGACTTTTCAAACAGAACCGCTGGCTGAATGCAAACAGTGGATCATTGTTGAACATCAATGCCCCAAATAAGCCCATAAAACTCAATCTCTAAAAAAATATCAGGTGTTACCACAGCACCCAGTCCTCAGTACCAACTGTCCAGGAAGTGCTCTGCGATAAATGTCTGTAAGCTTTTATATCTCAGAGATAATTATTCACCATcatacattatttaaaaaaatataatagtGACTTAAACAGTGAAACAATTCTGAGCTGCATCCAAAACAACTGAGAGAGCAcgaacaggaacaggaagcagaaaaatatCTCCGTGGCACAATATTATATAGCAATTTAGGGAAATGTAAACAGAGGGAATGAATGGGGGGAAGTCATGGGTGGGTGAGGTGCATGCAGACATGTCAACCTCGACAAACTAACAAACTCCCGGTCGGCAGATGTGAGCAGATATGGCAGACACAGATGcgttgtgatgtgttgtgatgtgttgtgatgtgttgtgatgtgttgtttcGTCGGCAGGGTCACGTACAGCGTAGCACCAGCGGCCCAGCAGGTAGTACGACATGGGATCCTCCGGCTTCAGCTCAATGGCTTTATCCAGGTGATcctgggaggggaggagggggagaaggttTTTACTGTTGATTCATGACATGGCTGCTGTTTCACTGCTTTCTGTTCTGACCTGATCTGTCCTGCTTCACCAACCCACAAG
Encoded here:
- the cyp1b1 gene encoding cytochrome P450 1B1 isoform X1; amino-acid sequence: MIWDDSWWSVFRWLFLSRLRVSVMDVTLQGIDPAALRALLFGCVSLLLSLHVWRWIRLRPGSRSRSAPGPPGPFAWPVIGNAAQMGGAPHLYFARLAQKYGNVFQIRLGSRTVVVLNGDSIKQALIKQGLDFAGRPDFTSFQYVSNGDSLAFGTITDWWKIHRKVVYSTVRMFSTGNPQTKRTFEGHVLSEIQELLQVFVDKSAQLRFFQPLTYLVVSTANIMSALCFGRRYSYEDEEFRQVVGRNDQFTQTVGAGSIVDVMPWLQYFPNPIKTIFENFKELNREFNQFIRDKVTEHRKTIQSSSIRDMTDAFIVSLDQQRDKSGLSLGKDYVSPTMGDIFGASQDTLSTAEQWIVLILVKYPEVQRRLQQEVDKVVDRGRLPSIQDQPRLPYVMAFIYEIMRFTSFVPLTIPHCTTADTSIMGYTVPKDTVIFINQWSINHDPALWSHPETFDPERFLDQDGVLNKDLTSSVLIFSLGKRRCVGEELSKLQLFLFVAVLAHQCHITADPDRPPSLEYLYGLTLKPQAFFISVSLRDRDGASRPETDEEARVESTSDQ
- the cyp1b1 gene encoding cytochrome P450 1B1 isoform X2, which translates into the protein MDVTLQGIDPAALRALLFGCVSLLLSLHVWRWIRLRPGSRSRSAPGPPGPFAWPVIGNAAQMGGAPHLYFARLAQKYGNVFQIRLGSRTVVVLNGDSIKQALIKQGLDFAGRPDFTSFQYVSNGDSLAFGTITDWWKIHRKVVYSTVRMFSTGNPQTKRTFEGHVLSEIQELLQVFVDKSAQLRFFQPLTYLVVSTANIMSALCFGRRYSYEDEEFRQVVGRNDQFTQTVGAGSIVDVMPWLQYFPNPIKTIFENFKELNREFNQFIRDKVTEHRKTIQSSSIRDMTDAFIVSLDQQRDKSGLSLGKDYVSPTMGDIFGASQDTLSTAEQWIVLILVKYPEVQRRLQQEVDKVVDRGRLPSIQDQPRLPYVMAFIYEIMRFTSFVPLTIPHCTTADTSIMGYTVPKDTVIFINQWSINHDPALWSHPETFDPERFLDQDGVLNKDLTSSVLIFSLGKRRCVGEELSKLQLFLFVAVLAHQCHITADPDRPPSLEYLYGLTLKPQAFFISVSLRDRDGASRPETDEEARVESTSDQ